DNA from Thermoplasma acidophilum DSM 1728:
AAGCAGAAGGAACCTCAGTCCATGTATGGATGATCGCCATGATCAAGGTAAGAGGCCACATCAGAAAGGAGCTAACGATAGAATCAGAAAGAAAGGTATCCGATCTGATGAAAGATCTTGGCCTGAACGAGGATGAATACGTGGTCATAGTTAACGGATCTCCCGTTCTGGGAGACCACATTGTGAAGAAAGAAGACGACGTCACCATACTCGAGGTTTTCTCTGGGGGATGATCAGATCGGTAATGATATGAACCTGTATATTGGTAAATACTCTGGATGATATATTATATGCAACCATTTAATTTCAGTATGTGTTCTTTAGGGCATTGACCATCAAGGTTATCCGAAGAATTTCGAAAGTTCAATTTTCACCTTTAATATTCTTGATCCTTCTATTCTTTCCACATATCCGCGAGCTTCAAGCACTTTCAAAATGGATGATCCGAGGAATCCGCCTAAATGAAACCTCTTTACAGTCCAGTCCTTGCAACCATAAGCGAACATTCTCTTGCCATTAGCCCTTGGAGGTAAAGAGACACCCCTCACTGTTAGTTCCTCAGCACCTGCAGTGGTAAGCCTATACGTAGGCTTCTCTGGATCGTCCAAAATAATCCATTTTCTTTTCAGCAATTCTTCAAGAAGGTATACTCCCATCTCACCTGCAAGGTGATCGTAACAGGTACGGGCATAATTTAAATCATTTACCGGAGATAGGCCGTAGTTTGCTGATCCGCCTGAGCTTTTTGAATGCAAAATGGAATCAAGCCAATCAACCATGTCCTCAAATTTTTCTGGTGCTATCCTGTAAATTTTCTCTCTTCCCATCTGAATGGAATCCACAAGCCTAGCTTCAGAAAGAATTGCCAGATTTGAGGACACCTTTGGCTGATCTGCCTGTGTTTGCATTGTTATCTCGTTCACAGAAGATGGTTTTTTAGCAATTATTTCTATTATTTTCCGTCTTAGTGGACTTGAAATGGCCTTCGCAAACCGAGTCTTTTCTATTTCGTCCATTTTTGGTGAACGGCGCTAACATATATGATTTTTCGCATATATGGCAAGGATTATTACGGCCACAAGAATGGACAAATATGGAAAATAATACGAACCAAGAAAACTCTGATGCATTGGAAAATGTATCGTTTGCATGCATCAGACCGGAAATCCTTTATTTCGGTACCCCAGTAGTTCTTATATCGACAATAGATAGAGAAGGGAAGGTTAACCTCGCACCCATATCTTCCGCCTGGGCCCTAGGATATTCTGTCGTTATGGGAATCGGTACAGAGAGCAAGACAATGGAAAATCTTAGAGAAACTGGAGAATGCACACTGAATTTTCCAGAGGGGGCTCTCTGGGAGTCCGTAGAAAGACTTGCCCCACTCACTGGAAAATACCCTGTCCCCCAAGATAAAGCGGATAAATTCAGATTTGAAAGCAATAAATTCGGTGTGGCAGGTCTCACACCCTGTGATTCTGAAGTCGTCAAACCTCCAAGAGTCCTTGAATGTAGGTTGCAGATGGAGGCCTGCGTCAAAAGCGTACGCCGTATTTCAGAACCAGATGTACAGGCAGGCATAGTAGAGGTAAAAGTTGTTCGGGTACATGCAAGGAACGACCTGATCATCGATGGCAAATACATTGATCCAAAGCAATGGAAACCGTTGATTTACTCGTTCCGCCACTATTTTACGCTGGGCTGCGATCTTGGAAAGACCTTTCGCTCAAAAATTTAGGAAACCCATAAATATGGATGGGGAATAGAAATTGAAATATATGCGCATTTTTATCGCAGGTGCCACCGGAATAATCGGGATGAAACTCTTGCCGTTACTCCTGGCAGGCGGATACTTCGTTGCCGGAATGACCAGATCGCCTGAAAAGGTCAGAATATTGGAAAATGTGGGAGCAAAGCCGATACTATGTGACGTCTACGATCCCGAAGACCTCGAAGCTTCGATAGTGAGCTTCGATCCAGATATCATCATTAGCCTGTTGACAGATTTGCCTGACCATGCCAGATATGTGAGGGATTATTCGGAAAGAAATAACCGGATGAGAACAGAAGGTGTAAGGAATTTGTTAAGTGCCGCAAGGGCAGCGGATTCGCCCAAACTGATCGTGGAGAGTGTGGCCTGGACTCTTGAAAGAGAAAGTGCCGAAGCAGTTGATATCATGGAGAAGATGGTGTGGGAATACGGTGGTATAGTGATAAGATATGGAAGGCTGTATGGTCCGGGTACATACTACCAGAATGATCTGCCTGCCAAGCCACGCATACATGTGGACAGGGCGGCGATCCTAACTGCAGAAAGTATATTGTCTGAGGAAAAAATAATAGTAATTGCGGACGAGTAAATCGATGGATTCAGCGGATATCTGACATGTTAAGATTCAGATAGAAATGGAGTTCAAATCCTTCGTATCAAAAAAAGTTTCCAGCATCCACCCTAAAAAACTATTCCTTTATTAACATATTCGGCTATTTTCTGAATACATCTGCACCGAAGAATTTATCGAGTACTGGCAAAGATTTCATGCCGACATTGAATTTCATTATCTCCATTGACTTTTTAAAACGATCCAGGTTCTTTCCTATGGAATAGTTGAAAATTTCCTGCCTGACTATATCCTCTATGCTCCGCTGCCCGGTGAATACGTCCACATACAGCCTGTCAGCCACAATATAAGGCCCGCGCGATCTGTCCCTTGCCTTCCAGCTGTTGACAAAGTCTACTGCATTATCCGTATCCACCGGAGGGCCAGTGTGAACCCGTATTCTTTCCTCGGCGCATGCTGGTGTTTCAATCAACACATATATTCTGTCGCTTACGTCAATTTCTGAGGATATGACACGAATTTCATGGGATTCCATTATCTTCTGCAGGACGGATCTGAAACGGTACACCTGAGGATAGATAACGTCGTCCGTAAGATCTGGCTTCGGCAGCGAGTATATCATGATACAGGTACCCCTATCATGATACTGCACGTTCTTTCCATTGTGTTCGATCTGGAAAAAACCCTCGTCTGGCGATGACAGGAACATTTTGCTTGCAATCTTCATTCTGGAAAGGCTTTCAAGGCTCACCGGCGATGCAACGTTTCTGTCAGGATCCACGGGATCTATTAGCACCATCGGATCACGGAAGCGTTCATCAAGGTCTATGAGAACTCTCCCCTTGGCCTTTGAAAAGTACCTTATGACGTTTTCAAAGCTTCCGAACCTGATCACCAGAAGCTCGCACAGGTATCCGGAAAAACCAAATGTCCTGGCCTCAGCTCCGTATACCCCTATTGATTTTGTGAATATCTTCAGAAGCCTGACTTCATCCCTGCCCTTTTCGTCTAGATGCCCATTCACGTATTCTGTATGAAGCAGCGTCCTGTCAACTGCGCTT
Protein-coding regions in this window:
- the cca gene encoding CCA tRNA nucleotidyltransferase, with protein sequence MIDYQEVLSRYRPTQEEENKLKIISDDIIRKINSICRSRGLRAEAVIVGSYAKGTNLRDGDLDIFIAFDRDYPEEIINTEGLHIGHAVIPNGREKYAEHPYVSGEIGGVKIDVVPCYKMSFGDKKISAVDRTLLHTEYVNGHLDEKGRDEVRLLKIFTKSIGVYGAEARTFGFSGYLCELLVIRFGSFENVIRYFSKAKGRVLIDLDERFRDPMVLIDPVDPDRNVASPVSLESLSRMKIASKMFLSSPDEGFFQIEHNGKNVQYHDRGTCIMIYSLPKPDLTDDVIYPQVYRFRSVLQKIMESHEIRVISSEIDVSDRIYVLIETPACAEERIRVHTGPPVDTDNAVDFVNSWKARDRSRGPYIVADRLYVDVFTGQRSIEDIVRQEIFNYSIGKNLDRFKKSMEIMKFNVGMKSLPVLDKFFGADVFRK
- a CDS encoding ArsR/SmtB family transcription factor, translated to MDEIEKTRFAKAISSPLRRKIIEIIAKKPSSVNEITMQTQADQPKVSSNLAILSEARLVDSIQMGREKIYRIAPEKFEDMVDWLDSILHSKSSGGSANYGLSPVNDLNYARTCYDHLAGEMGVYLLEELLKRKWIILDDPEKPTYRLTTAGAEELTVRGVSLPPRANGKRMFAYGCKDWTVKRFHLGGFLGSSILKVLEARGYVERIEGSRILKVKIELSKFFG
- a CDS encoding NAD(P)H-binding protein codes for the protein MKLLPLLLAGGYFVAGMTRSPEKVRILENVGAKPILCDVYDPEDLEASIVSFDPDIIISLLTDLPDHARYVRDYSERNNRMRTEGVRNLLSAARAADSPKLIVESVAWTLERESAEAVDIMEKMVWEYGGIVIRYGRLYGPGTYYQNDLPAKPRIHVDRAAILTAESILSEEKIIVIADE
- a CDS encoding flavin reductase family protein, translated to MENNTNQENSDALENVSFACIRPEILYFGTPVVLISTIDREGKVNLAPISSAWALGYSVVMGIGTESKTMENLRETGECTLNFPEGALWESVERLAPLTGKYPVPQDKADKFRFESNKFGVAGLTPCDSEVVKPPRVLECRLQMEACVKSVRRISEPDVQAGIVEVKVVRVHARNDLIIDGKYIDPKQWKPLIYSFRHYFTLGCDLGKTFRSKI
- a CDS encoding MoaD/ThiS family protein, with product MIKVRGHIRKELTIESERKVSDLMKDLGLNEDEYVVIVNGSPVLGDHIVKKEDDVTILEVFSGG